A single window of Bufo bufo chromosome 10, aBufBuf1.1, whole genome shotgun sequence DNA harbors:
- the LOC120980691 gene encoding uncharacterized protein LOC120980691, with product MMPQTLRLSLLLSIVGISCSTDPIQVISGVFMPNNLTVDYDGAKVACAMQFSRLATLENITFAFTNGYEFCKWGWIEEKRVVMLRLTPFEACSDYNLGILMRDCPNIRSAFCVNGSSGAVLQLPIPLRLFPSYENASNTCEGKGLTIATKEQIEMNASTIADQSLAWYNWGVGQINNGTFEQDTCNDTLSQASAFCYNPALSDVLLVKDTQTWKIISIGSIIAFIFLILLMAAVFMRGNKFICCMGETHTHAPETEQAPVPTWNTTSVYRRVSHANRGAMYDSAIIREKRPSVIRPEMSHFKTHYSNMAFDTTGEV from the exons TTATTTCGGGGGTCTTTATGCCAAATAATCTCACCGTGGATTATGACGGAGCCAAAGTTGCCTGCGCCATGCAGTTCAGCAGACTGGCGACACTGGAGAATATCACCTTTGCATTTACAAATGGCTATGAGTTCTGCAA ATGGGGCTGGATCGAGGAGAAGCGCGTGGTCATGCTGCGTCTGACGCCATTTGAAGCTTGTTCTGACTACAACCTCGGGATCTTGATGAGAGACTGTCCAAATATCAGATCCGCATTCTGTGTGAATGGCTCCTCAG GGGCTGTGCTCCAGCTTCCTATACCGCTACGTCTTTTCCCATCATATGAAAACGCCAGCAATACCTGCGAAGGGAAAGGATTGACTATAGCCACAAAGGAGCAAATAGAAATGAATGCAAGCACCATAGCAGACCAAAG TCTCGCATGGTATAACTGGGGAGTTGGACAGATTAACAATGGCACCTTTGAACAGGATACCTGTAATGATACGTTAAGCCAAGCTTCTGCCTTCTGTTATAACCCGGCCT TGTCTGATGTCCTTTTAGTAAAGGATACCCAAA CCTGGAAGATAATCTCTATCGGTTCCATCAttgcctttatttttttgattttattGATGGCCGCTGTATTCATGAGAGG GAATAAATTCATATGCTGCATGGGAGAGACGCACACTCACGCACCAGAGACCGAGCAAGCTCCTGTACCCACCTGGAATACCACCAGCGTTTACCGGCGCGTTAGTCATGCGAACAGGGGTGCAATGTATGACAGCGCCATTATCAGAGAGAAGCGTCCCTCTGTGATCCGACCGGAAATGAGCCATTTCAAGACCCACTACAGTAACATGGCTTTCGACACCACCGGGGAAGTTTGA